Proteins co-encoded in one Fibrobacter sp. genomic window:
- a CDS encoding histidine phosphatase family protein: protein MILWTIRHTKPYNPNDLCYGRLDFDVSPTFEEESDGAIKALIEAGAKPTKLYASPLLRCKRLAEKAGAAVSLPVEYRDEIIEINFGDWEGQKLNEVPKDQMKSWAEDLRGYRFPNGENFFDIDERVGRLLDTLDDDGEFLWVSHAGVIAALQHFACGLPNEQFVEGAFSYAMVTKFEFKRNADGHYRGTFTKIHDGIQMVPLKIG from the coding sequence ATGATTCTCTGGACCATTCGCCACACCAAGCCCTACAATCCCAACGACCTCTGCTACGGCCGTCTGGATTTTGACGTCTCCCCCACCTTCGAAGAAGAAAGCGACGGCGCCATCAAGGCACTGATCGAAGCCGGAGCAAAGCCGACCAAGCTGTACGCCAGTCCACTGCTGCGCTGCAAACGACTTGCCGAAAAGGCCGGCGCAGCGGTAAGCCTTCCTGTTGAGTACCGAGACGAAATCATCGAAATCAACTTCGGCGACTGGGAAGGCCAAAAACTGAATGAAGTCCCCAAGGACCAGATGAAAAGCTGGGCAGAAGATCTGCGCGGATACCGTTTCCCAAATGGCGAAAACTTCTTCGACATAGACGAACGCGTTGGACGTCTGCTGGACACACTGGATGATGACGGAGAATTCCTTTGGGTGAGTCACGCCGGCGTTATCGCCGCACTGCAGCACTTCGCATGCGGGCTACCCAACGAACAATTCGTAGAGGGAGCCTTCAGCTACGCCATGGTAACCAAGTTCGAGTTTAAGCGCAACGCAGACGGACACTACCGCGGAACCTTTACAAAGATCCACGACGGCATCCAGATGGTACCGTTGAAGATCGGCTAG
- a CDS encoding DUF5683 domain-containing protein, with the protein MLLRSLMVGLAMALVLSVSAYSADPLQKGVTGIEAIDSLKVNEWDIPTERNSLAVTMLLSILPGGGQYYTEHYVRGGFITGIELALFYEVVFNKSYQYDRVLEQAAPFRDSVSYYTKLLFDNPPRDSIAVFQAKRNENLNRVRAYNDKKMEQEDLRKAETAWLYGLHLYGMFDAFGIWYNNNHRSVELKSMKSAVLWAILPGFGQMYNREFGKAGLLYMGLIGSATSIWTSQNMVEYYLDRKHLMAGETTMSEEYERVEERVTYYRKNRNQYIWAMALLYLYSMGDAAVDALLSDFDNPLHLALLPNFRGGAQALFTLDF; encoded by the coding sequence ATGTTGTTACGTTCCTTGATGGTCGGTCTAGCGATGGCCCTTGTGCTATCGGTTTCTGCCTATTCTGCAGATCCTCTGCAGAAGGGAGTTACCGGCATTGAGGCGATAGACTCCTTGAAGGTTAACGAGTGGGATATTCCCACGGAACGTAATTCTCTTGCTGTAACCATGCTGCTCAGTATCTTGCCCGGTGGAGGCCAGTACTACACAGAGCATTATGTCCGTGGAGGGTTCATTACAGGTATCGAACTAGCACTGTTCTACGAGGTGGTGTTCAACAAGTCCTACCAGTACGACCGGGTGCTGGAACAGGCCGCGCCGTTCCGGGATTCCGTATCCTACTACACAAAGCTTCTTTTCGACAATCCTCCTAGGGATAGCATTGCCGTGTTTCAGGCTAAACGCAACGAGAACCTGAACCGAGTTCGTGCGTACAACGACAAGAAAATGGAACAGGAAGACTTGCGCAAGGCAGAGACTGCCTGGCTCTATGGCTTGCACCTGTACGGAATGTTCGATGCTTTTGGTATCTGGTACAACAACAATCACCGGAGTGTGGAACTCAAGAGCATGAAGAGTGCTGTGCTTTGGGCGATTCTCCCGGGCTTTGGGCAGATGTACAACAGGGAGTTCGGAAAAGCCGGTCTTTTGTACATGGGCCTGATTGGTTCTGCAACCAGTATCTGGACTTCCCAGAATATGGTGGAGTACTACCTGGATCGCAAACATCTTATGGCGGGGGAGACCACCATGTCCGAGGAATACGAAAGGGTCGAGGAAAGGGTTACCTACTATCGTAAGAATCGAAACCAGTACATATGGGCCATGGCCCTGCTGTATCTGTACTCTATGGGTGATGCCGCGGTTGACGCCCTGCTGAGCGATTTTGACAATCCGCTGCATCTGGCGCTGCTGCCCAATTTCAGGGGTGGCGCGCAAGCTCTGTTTACGCTTGATTTCTAG